Part of the Diceros bicornis minor isolate mBicDic1 chromosome 2, mDicBic1.mat.cur, whole genome shotgun sequence genome is shown below.
AGGGAGGGGAACAAGTGCTAAATGTATAGGGCCTTGGGtcttgtattagtctgctagggctgctggaacaaagtaccacaggctgggtggcttaaaccacagacatttatattctcacagttctaaaggctagaagtccaagatcaaggtgccggcaggatTGGTTTCCTCagtggcctctctccttggcatgcAAGTGGCTGCCTCTTCACGTGATCTTTTCAGTATAGACACCAGTGtacctggtgtctctctgtgtctgcaaatttcctcttataaggacaccaatcagacttgcttagggcccaccctaacagcctcattttaggTTAATCACCTCTtgaaaggccctacctccaaatacaaaTTCTGAGGTTCCTGGAGTtacggcttcaacatatgaatttggggggaaacaGTTCAGCCATAACAGGTCTATATAGGGAGATGTGGCCAAGGGCCTTCAGGAACACAGGCCAACCAAGCTAAATGGTCATTGTCTCTCGCACCTGCTGCACACCCCTCACTTGGCGGCTGCTTGCTGCCCACCTGGGCTGGGAGGGCAGCCACAGCAGGAGATCCTGCAGCTCTGGACACTGACTTTTCACCAAAtcatccttttttcctctttccctgatTGTTTCCATCCCCTGGTCTTGGCTAATGGTGGAGCTGCAGCTATGTCCTCTAAAATGCAGGCAGGCTTGCCAGGCACCCCACACTGCTCCTGTGGGTTAGGTCTTTCCTCTGGATGTGCCCCCTTTGTCTGTCCCCACCAGACTATCAAGCCCCTACTGATTCTCTCCACCACTGGTTTTTCCCAGCTTCTGGGTCAGTACATGGGTGAGCCTCACCTTCTGCAGGATCTCACATTCGTGGGCACACAGGAGCAGCATCCGTGGGTGGGCTTCCTTTTGCTTCTGATTGGTCTAGATGGAAAAGACTCTAGTCCACCACTCTCCTGGCCACTGTCCATTGGCTGTCCTTATGACACACGCGTGATCTGTTGTGGGCAAAGAAGCGCAAACATCAGGACTCCCAGGTCTGTGTTCTAGACTCGAGGTTGGTGGGCTCTGACTTGAGGCCTCAAGCTCATGGGCCAGAATTCTAGATCATCATGGCAATTCTCCTCTTCCCAGTGAATatagctttattgtttttctctcccttattttatagataatacTTGgacacttaatttttaaaaaataaaaaaataaaaatccccccAGCCTGAGTTGACCGCCATTAATATTTTAGTGATCTTTCTTTCACaaacctctttttcttttccatttatacaaaattatttatgtaaatcatttttaaaaatcatgtatatatattttaaaatgtagttttaaaaatcatttttaaaagttacctTTTAAAAGGTAATGCAGGTAAATAaaaggtaaattaaaaaatacctttttaaaatgttgatgttGCAcatctccccttccctctcctttcttctcatcTGCCCAATCCCTGCCCTCACCACAAATAACCAACATTAATAACCTGGAGTGTAACCTTCCATCACTTTTTCTAGAACGTGAGCTATTTGTGTGTTACCATCTTAGGATAAGCACTGCTCAATAGTTGCAGGAAGATGGAGACCTGGCCCAGTGTTCTTTATGTTCTCAGTTCTTAGAAAGGTCTCCCGCGGATATCTGTGCGACTGATTCTAGACAAGGAGGAAACTGCCATCAGCCAGGTCTCAGTTACCTGGTGAAGTCTTGGTgcatctcccctcctccttccggGACTCCTGACCAGGACGCCCCGCAGGCTGGTGGTGCAGGGTGGGCCTGCTCCCTGCCTCGGGCCTTTGCTGACCTGGTTACAAAGAAGCTCCCTCATCTGTAGGCCACTCACAGCATTGTACCACCCCCGTTTCCTGATGTCACACTATAGTTACATGCCATGTCACAACTGGGGGAAGCTGGAGATAGGGTCTAAGGGACCCTCtgcactatttttgcaacttcctgtgaatctgcaatcattgaaaaatagaaagtttTGAAAAACGTATGtaagaaaaaatcaaacaaaaatgtgaatttatttttaaagaagtccCCCTCTGCCCCAAAAGTTCAGGGAGGAGAGGGGTCTTGGGCTGATGGGCCACATTTCTCTGGCTGCTCACAGCCCTGCTGTACCCAGGAGACAAGATCCTTTTCCAGAAGGACCCGGTGTGCCTGATCCGCCAGCCTGGAGGCTACTACTCGGACTTGAAGAGCTTCAGCCCAAATCTGGGCCTGCGCAGGCCCCAGGGCCGCAGTGAGCCTGCGGCTAAGACGACTGACAAGCTGAGTGTCAAACCCCCTTTCTCCCCTGCCATTTGCTCCTGCCCCACTGCTGTCCCCTTGGCTGAAGGGGCTGGGACGCCGACAGACATGGGGTGTCACGTTgtgccagtgtctgtgtcctaaCCCTGCATGTCCAACCCAACTGGTCATCATGGACTGGCCAGTCCCCAGTGTCACCCCTGGCGCATGTCTCAGGCTGCAGCCTCCTCACCTCGGCTCCCCCACAGCTACCCTCCTGACCAATTCTGACACGATCTCAAGCTCTCtggaaaagattaaaaagagggtCTCCTTAGCGAAACAGGGGAGGCCCCTTCACAGATCATGGGCTGGGTGTCGGGCCCTGCAGAGGTCGGTGGTGGCACCCAGGCTACTCCCTGAGGCCCCGTTAACCTGGACTTCCCCTCTCTTGACAAGATGCCTCCCTTTCTTCTCCACTAGGAAAACGCCGACGATAATAaagagaatgtactttaaggggttTGAGCAATTCATCAGGCTTGTTGCGATCACCTAACTCTggaagaggggaaggtgggagggagatgCCTGGGACTCTGCAGCTTGCATGGTGCTCCTAGCACAGCATCTGGGACTCAGTGCCCAGGAGCTGAGAGGCTGTAAAACAACAGTTGGAGTGTCAGGCAGACCCCGCTCTGGGTGTTTTCGTGTGTTAACTCATGTACATCCTCTGAACACCCCTATGAAGTTACTTTTAGCATACCCATTTTacaagagaggaaactgaggtacagaaaagttaaatatcttgctcaaagtcacacacctATTAAGTGGTGGAGCAGGGATttgaccccagctctgccagctccAGAGGCTGTACTCCGAACCCCACATTAAAATGCCTCCAGAGAACACATGGTGTACACTTAAGAGTTTGGTGTTTAGAGGTAGCAGATTGGAAGTCAAGCCTGCACTCTGCCGCTtgctgactgtgtgaccttggagaaatgacttAGCTTCTCTAAGCCTCCGGGTCCTCATTGGTAAGGTAGACAGGACAACAGAACCTACCACAAGGAATTGTAGTGAAGACTGAGATAccgaagtgcttagcacagttctgcgcttGCACTCTGGTCACAGTTGGTTTGCTCCACTGAGAAGGATCCCTGGACCTGGCCTGTCTGCCATGATGACCTTCCCTGTCTTCTTCTTTTCCAGGAAGCTGAAGGCGAAAAAGCCCAGTGGTCGGCAGTGAACCTCCCCCAATTACTTCTGGCCGGGTCACCTCCTGGACAAGCTGCAGCTCTACCTGCCGTCTGTGACTGTGGACCAGACTAGCCCCACGCCTGCTCGGCCGCCTACGACCCCAACCACTCCCGGCCCATTAGGAACAAGAACTACGGatgtgcagtttttaaaggttCCTCTTTGCTGACTTCTGCCCTTTTGAAATAAACCAAGTTGGAGTTTTTTCATGTCACCTGTGATCCAGCTGATgtgatttcttgctcaggagctGTGGCCAGAAGGGTGTTTGGAAAGCTGGGGTCCTGAGCCTGGGGGAATAGAGCAGGCACATCTCCTGTGATGTTGACAAGGATGCCTGCATGGTACCTCCAGCCTTTCATCCTGGGGTCTCTCCCCCAGGGGGAAGCAGTAGGCAGTGTGGGTACCCCTGTGCTTTCCTCTGTGAAAGAAGTTGACAGCATGTCCTTTCTCCCCCAAAGACTGAGCCATTTGCATCACTACTTCCAAATCTCTAGGGTCGTTCACGATTGGAAGCATGTTCTCTGGTTCATGAGCCCGTCACTTGATCCACCCACCTGACCCCCTCAAGAGCTTTTCCTTCATAACACGCATCATGTGGACTGCTGTTAGCACAGTGCTTCCAGGATCCGCTTCCCATCTGACTTCCCACAGGCCGAAGGATAAGCAGGATCTGTGAGGTGTGGTACAGTCACGGACACAGCGGGGTTTTAgtcttgccagctgtgtgacttcggACGGGCCATTTCACTTCACTTTTAGCCTCACCTCTCTGGTCTCCTCCAACTCCCCTTCCCTTCACAGTCAAATCTCATGAAGGAGTTGTCCACACTCGCTTCCTTCCCTTCTCACTTCTCATTCAGTCAGCAACACAATCCGTTGAGCTTCTGTCTCCAGCTGGCCCCTGGAACTACTTGGTCAAGATCACTGATGACACTTGTATTACGTTGGAGTTGTGGAATCAAGGggcattttttttctcctgaaattCGATTTTCacaatcttaaaaacaaaagcaaaacaaaccaagaacaacaataaaaaactagGCAGTTTAGCCTAATGGTTAGAAGTGTGGATTTCTGGAGTCAAATCTCCAAACTTCACTCTCTACAtatgtaaaatagggaaaataataGAACCACCTCAGAATTGTGGGAAGGATAGTAAACCCCATTGGATGACAGCTGTTATACTTTCATTGCTGTTTAAATTCACGTGAGGGAATCATTGGGAAGTCTTTGTTTTGCTCCCTTTTGGCCACTAAGAGGCGCACTTTGGAGCAGAAGAAACGCGGGGGAAATAATCTGAAAATTGGATTATTCTCCGGCAGAGCGGCACCTACTCGTGGTGGAAGCGGATGCCCGCCATCAGGTCCTAGAAGCTCAGAAAGAATTCCAAATTTTCTACGCAGTCCCAACGGCAGTATGAAAAACGTTCAGTACTACTCCCGGATACTACACTCTAGGAAGACACAGGCAGCGCTCGACTTTTTCACTGTTACTTCTCTGACGTGGCTGGATTTTCTTTGGAGGACCGAGAGCCGGAAGCGCTCGCTGGTCCCTGCCAGGACCTGAGGGCTGAGTCCCGTCAGCCCTCGCGCGCCGCCTCGCCCTCTCTTCCTCGCGCTGGCCCCCGGCCGGCCGCGGTCTGCGCTCGGTGAGTCCTGCCGGTTCCTCGTCCCCGTCTGTTCGGTCCGTGTCGGGTCCCATCGCCCCGTGGTGGGCAGGCCTGTCCTTCAGCGGTCGCCTCGGTGGGCACCGTCCTTGTCGGCTGGCTGGAGCGCGAGCAGGAGCAGAGCGAGGCGGCCGGCGAGTGACTGAAGTTCGCTTCCCGGGCGCTTGCCCTCCTGGGGAGGCCGCTAGTCCCGGCCCTGGGGGCGCGGGGCGCCTGTTGGGGCCGGACTAAGGGGGCCGCTGGGGCGGCCGGGGGTTCCGTCCTGACGGCCCTGGACTCGGTCCTCGGATCCATCACCGCGCTTGGTGCTGTCTGCCCACGTGTGTCCTTCTGCTTCCGCTGCCCCacgcgccctccctccagtgtCGGGGCTTGGGGCTGCTGCTGCGGCGGGATcgccgaaaaaaaaaaaaaaaagaaaatacgagCTGCGAGGCGGCTCGTTCCATTCACAGAAATTCTGGTAGGTGGTCAGCACTTCTGGGAATATGAAACCGCGTCCTTGTTTTCGAGGAAATCATGGCGCCTGGCACGGAGGGAGTCATGCCCTAATTGAACACATGttcattgagtacctactgtgtgccgaaCAAAGAAATTGATCGCTGAGAAGAGAACAAAAAGTGGCTACAGCAGAAGAAAATAGGGTAGCTGGGAAGGCCACCTTGAGGAAGGTCACTGTTACGTTGATACTCAGATGAGCTCCAGGTAGAACAGTATGTTCAGACCTAGAGGCGTGTTAGAAGCACGTCCTGGTTTTGTATAGCGTCTAAGCATACTGCAGAGCAGCAGCACCTGGGGGAACGATAGGTTTCTATTTACAGACCCTCTTGGTCTGGGCACTGCAAGCATTCAGTGTGCAatatctcattttacaggtgagaaactgGACTCGGGTTCACGTAAATTCCCCAAGGCCTGCATAACTAAAAGGAAATGGGACCATCTAGGGGGTGGGACACTTTGTGGAGTGGTATCTGTTGCCCCTGTGAAGCTGAGAACGTTTTAGGTCGGCTCTTGGCGTTCCTTCTTGGCTTTGAGTGGGTGAGGTGACCCCTCATCTCCCAGGATCGTGTCTGGAGAGTGGCTAGTACTCTGCCAGCTTCGGAGACGGGAGGGAAAGCAAGCCTGGCAGAGGGACCCATTCCATTCCCAGCTGTCTCAGTAGCTGGTGATTGGAAGACACTCCACAACAATGTTCAAGCCCTGGGCAAGAAGGCCTCCTTCCAGGGCTCTAATTGGACACAGTCTCTGCCTCTTTCTTGAAGGCGTCATGGCTGCCCTCAGACCCCTCGTGAAGCCCAAGATCGTCAAAAAGAGGACCAAGAAGTTCATTCGGCACCAGTCAGACCGATATGTCAAAATTAAGGTATATGGCCCTGGGATGGAAGTGTGTGTTGGGGTGAAGAAGGGGTTCTTCAATAGGCTGTTGGGTTTGTGACGTCTAGTGGGAAGATGACTGTCGGCAGATGAACCGGGCTGGTGCTGGAAGAGCACTGGGTAGAAACCCGGGTCTCCCTGAGTGTGCATTCCtgccactctgtcttttgatgtGTAAACTCAAATTTAAATGACCAGGGACATTTGGCTGTTTTGAGGTGTTGAGAGGCTTGTACTTGTATCATATTTCAGGTGGCCTTGTGACAGTATGAGAGGTAGATAATCCTTATTTCATAGATGAGCAGACTTAGGTCTTGAGTGCAGTGTCAAAGCCCACGCTCTTCATTTCACTGTATACACAGTCCCCTCACGGCGCATTGGTATGTAGTCTGCTTTTCCTTTGCTTAGGAGGAGTGGATGGGGGTCTATATTCCTGGTGGTCAGATGTAGGAGCCTCATCTTtttccaccaaaaaaatataaagaagtagTGAAACTCTGTTACCCAAGGACAGCTATTGTTTGCcatgtttccttttcatttggtCCCGTTTTTCCTCCAAAGGGAAGAGTTGGCAGTCCACGCAGACCCTGaccttcctgtgttttctttcagCGTAACTGGCGGAAACCCAGAGGCATTGACAATAGGGTGCGCAGAAGATTCAAGGGCCAGATCTTGATGCCCAACATTGGTTATGggagcaacaagaaaacaaagcacATGCTGCCCAGCGGCTTCCGGAAGTTCCTAGTCCACAACGTCAAGGAGCTGGAAGTGCTGCTGATGTGCAACAAGTGAGTTGGGTCCCACTGGGTTCAGGTGTCAGGAGTCTACATCTCTGTGAGCAGTTTTGGCAGGGGTTCTAGACCTTTTAGAATGCACTTAGAGGAGTTGCATATTGTCTGAGCTTCGAGAATGCTTGTTGGGCACTTGAAAATGCTTCTTTTGCTGGAGGGGGCGGAGCCAGACAGCTTGTCCTGAGAAGCGTAGACATCCAAGACCTGGAAAGAGAAGGACTTTGCTTAACGCTACGAACACAGCAGTGTCGTGCTGGCAGTCATTTCGAGAGCTTGCTTTATTTATGCCGGAGGCAGAGGGGAGAACAAACATCGCTCCAGAGCTAAGGGGTATTCCACGCTGGAGCCACAGGTGTCTTCAGAATGCTGCAGATTGAATAGACGAGTTGCTGCCTGATGTAGGGCTCAGTGTGATCTGAGgcggaggagaggaggaggacttTGTTTGCAGGCAGAGAGGACAGCCTACACAAAGTTGTAGAGATGCAAGAGTGTTCACAGTGTTACTTGCAAGTGTTTTGAGAAAGTTAGACACTTGGTGAGCTGTGTGTGTGAGACTTTTTCGGTCTGCTTATGCCAAAAGTGGAGCAGTAGAATGAGAAAAGATTTCTCAAGGGAACTGATTTAGACACCTTGACTCTAGATTGGAGGGAATGGTATTTTTTGGTTCAGCAGAGGACagtttattttcttcccttcctgtGAAACAGAAGCTAAAAACCTGGATTGTCCTAAAtcagaaaggatgtggagagagggtGACTTACTGGTAAcatctgagtgtgtgcatgtttACAGAGACCTTTTATCTATAGTGATTGTAGACATAAGTAATAAAAATGAGCGAAACCATTATTCTcactcttataattttatttatttatttttcccccaaagccccagtagatagttgtatgtcatagctgcacatccttctagttgctgtacgtgggacgcggcctcagcatggccagagaagcggtgcgtcggtgcacgcccggaatctgaacccgggtcgccagcagcggagcgcacgcacttaaccgctaagccacagggctggccctattctCACTCTTGGTTGAGTTTCTAGGTTGAAAGTTTAACCAGGTGTTGAAATGCTGGAAATTTGCTTTAGAAAAGAGTAGCATAGGGATTAATGGTGGTTGCCCAAACAGCAAGAAGCAGGTTGATAGAGAATTATGACAGAAAGATGCAATTTAATGCCTGTCGTGTAGCAAGATGATTACAGTGCAGATGTTGCTGGTTGCCATAAAGATACTCTTTTTTAGTAGCAGCAGCTTGGCAGTTTGTATCTGCCAAGAGCCATAGAAATACTCTGAATCTATGATCTTTAATCCACAAGTTCCATTTTGTGGCATTTATCCTTAAATGATTGAAAAGCAGGGGAACTTTATAAGCTGATCATTATAGCAGTAACTGAACAATTGAAAATATTGGTGAATGGTGGGAGTACAAGCACTGAGTGGAGTGTTAtgcattcattaaaaataattgttgggagaggccggcccggtggtgcaagcggttaagtgcacgtgctccgctgcagtggcccggggttcgctggtttggatcctgggcgtgcacccatgcactgcttggcaagccatgctgtggcagcgtcccatataaagtggaggaagatgaggcacggatgttagcccagggccagtcttcctcagcaaaaaaagaggaggattggcagatgttagcacagggctgatcttcctcacaaaaaaataaagataaaaataattgttcgggccagcccggtggcacaagcgattaagtgcgcatgctccgcttcggcggcccaaggtttgcaggttcgggtcctgggcgcactctgacgcactgcttgtcaagtcatgctgcggcggcatcccatataaagtagaggaagatgggcacggatgttagctcagggcagatcttccttagccaaaagaggaggattggcaacggatgttagctcagggctgatcttcctcacaaaaaaaaaataataattgtcatGTATGGAAAATGCCTAACAGGGTATTTAAAAtgatatgtatttaagtattaagtatttaaaatggtatgtGCAGTGTGATCGTGATTATTAAATACACCTATGGACAAGGACCTGAGGagtttttgaaaagtgtaataCCACTTAAATCTTGAAAACAAAGAttttgggaaaattttaaaatatagctaCTTTGAGCTTGAATGGACTTCATGTACAACAAGAAAATTCTTTGTCTGGATTTGCTTGTCTCGCTGTTAAGATGTTTTTCCACAGAGCTCTTGAAAAGAACTGTGTATATGCCCACTGCCTCATTTAATCACTCCTTACAGTCTTCTCTTTGCTGAAATTCTTCCAGGGGTAGAGTGTCTTCTTAATCCACTGTTGGTGGCTTCGTAAATTCTGCTTACTGAAATGTGCTCATTAGGCCACTTTGTTATCAAACTGGGGCACATGTAGCTGTGAGTAATGCATGAGTTAGAACGGTATCTGGCACACGGGTACTCATGACATGTTAGGTGTTGTCACTCGCTGGGTAACTTTAGGCAATGTTACTTCACAACTTGAACTTTGTCGCAGCAGTCAAACAAGTAAAATGTTTATGGTCTGAGCCAGGGAGCCCTTGGCTCAATCAAATGCTTGGGTTCGGCTCTTGACTACTTTGCAGAGAGTTCCAAAACTTTTCCTGGGCAAGTCCAAGCTCCTGAGACTGCCCTGAGCTGGGCAAATTGGCCTGAAGGACTGAGGGCGGGAGAACCTTTGAACCTGGAGCTGGGCTGAGCTCTCCTGACCCTGTCCCTTACTTAGTGTGTGACTTGGGAATTCACTTCCACCTTtgtgggccttggtttccttgtc
Proteins encoded:
- the LOC131419062 gene encoding large ribosomal subunit protein eL32-like; this encodes MAALRPLVKPKIVKKRTKKFIRHQSDRYVKIKRNWRKPRGIDNRVRRRFKGQILMPNIGYGSNKKTKHMLPSGFRKFLVHNVKELEVLLMCNKSYCAEIAHNVSSKNHKAIVERAAQLAIRVTNPNARLRSEENE